In Candidatus Delongbacteria bacterium, the DNA window TGGGGTTAGTGCGTGTTGGAAATGGTGCCCAGGAGTTGGGCGATGGCGGGGTAGGGGCGCAGGTTGAGATTGGCCCCCACCACGGGTTTGGCGCGCAGGCTTTCCAGTGGTTCAAGACAGGCCCGAAAGGCGGTCTCGATGGAGGCCGAAAGACGCTCGGCCACGGTGGTGCTGATGTTGGCCTCGGCCGCAACGCCACCGAACTCCAGCGCCAGGATCAAAAAAGCGGCCTTGACGCGGCCGGCGACCTCATCGGCAGTCGTGGGGTCAGTCGTGGCGGGGGTCGCATCGGGCATGCTCATCCGGGTCTCCTTGGTCGTTTCCTTACAAGGGCGCGGGAAAACAGGCCAAAGGGGACAGGGGGGTCACATATTTTTCTTCAATCGGCCCAGCAGGCGCTGATAGCGCTTTTTGATTGTGTCGTGGGGGATGTGCCACTGCTCGGCCAGCTCGGCCATGTTGTAACCGTAGACGTAGATGCCGACGAGCAAATCGCGGTCGCCATCCGTGATGGGCAGGTCATTGATCTGAACTAGCAGCGACTCGTATCCATCTTCCCGCTCGTCCGCGGCGCGGTCGTCTTGGACGGACTCGTCGGCTACAGTTTCAACACGATCTGCTTGCTGGTAGTCCCGGATTCCCAACAGGACCATTAGGCGCCTGCGGGCGTCGTCCATAATCCTCTTCTCCAGGTAGGGGTCCGCCAGGCGCTCGGTCGATAGGGTCTGCAGCACCTCCAGGAACGCCAGCACCACGGCGCTCTCCAAGTCGGCTTGGCTGTCGCGGCCATGGCTGCCATAGCGCCCGACTAGGCTGTGCAATGGCGGGTTGTAGCTGACCAGCAGCCAGAGCTGGATGCTGGCGCTTGTGGGGTGTCCCGCCTGCAAGCGCTGGATGACGGCGGCCAGGGCGGCCCGCCGTTCATCATGTCGGCCTTTTCCCTCGGGGCCCAGTAGTGCCAGGAACGCCTCCATAGTGGCCGGCAGCGCGGCCTCCTCCGTCGCCAAGGCCTGGTAATGGGCAATGGACTCGGGCGTGTAGGCTTGGGCTCGTTTGGTGGGCAGCATGGCCGCTCCAGCGCTGGGTCAGCGCCGGCGCGGCAACGCCGGAAGGCAGGATCAGGGCCCGGGCGCAAGGGTGTGCGCGCCGGAGCCGACAGGTGTAGGTTTGGACAGAGTCCACCCAGGGGGACCTGGACACAGAGCTCCCCTGACCCGTGCCTGCACGGGTTTCTTGGGCACACAACGGCCCTAGGCTGGACGGTCCGCGGGCTCTACCGGGGATCAACCGGCAGGCGAACTGTCAGCCCTGGCTATGCGCGCAGGGTCGGATTGGATCTGGAAATGGAAAGTGAGAAGATCGGCCGAAGTGCGGCGCGGGTGGGAGTCGTGGGGGTCATGGATGCTCCAGCTGAGATAGGGTGCGGAATCCAGAACCACTGTCAGATGGCGCTGGCTCCCTGATTTTGACCTAATGCGAAACCGAGTCGTGACAGTGTTCCAGCTGGCGAACACCCGGGCCCTCACGGGTACCCGCGACTCGGTTTCGGTAATTCAGTCGTGACACGAGCTGAAAACGGCGCGTGTCTCGCGCGGGAAATTAACGAAAAGAGGGGGTCGTGAGGTACCTGGTGGGAATGTCCGCCAGGAACACGGAGGCAAGCTGTTTGAAGCTGGTGAGAAAGTCAAGCTGAAGAATTCCCCATTCAAAAGCTGGGGAGAGTTTTCTCTGAGTGTGGGCTTTTCCTCTTTTTTTCCGGCCCAAGGTGCAAGACATTCTGACTACCACCCCCCACCGAATCACACACAGCGCAGGAGTTCATGATGGCCTACACAAAGGTCGTGTTGATGAATCTCAACAACGGGCGAGTGGAAAAAGCCCCGGTTGGGTTCAAGTGGACAATGATGTTTTTGAGCTTCTTCCGGTACTCTTCCGCGACGGTTGAAAGGGGGCCATCATCAAAGTTCTATTAACACTTACAATTTTTGAGCTGATTTGATCAACTCTCTAATTGTTGGGGCTTAACCTCAAATTGCTTTTGCATCATTATTCTGATTAAAGGAGAATTCTAATGACGATGACAAGCCATTGCTCTTTCGCACTAATTGTGCTGGTGTTGCTCACGACTACTGCATCAGCAGCAATTGGTTCAAACCTGGTCTCCACGGAAGCATTACAAGAAAGCAGTGAAAGCTCACCGCTTTCGGTGTATGAGTGTGCGGATCAGCATGACGATTGCTTATGCGGTTTAAACAATCCTTATGGTTGTTGCTCCGGTGATGGGAATTGTACTTGGTGGGCTTGGGAAGCTGCTTGCTGCATTTGGGGTATAGCACTGCCACAACCTTGGCATAACGCAAGGGAATGGGCCACTGATTTGGAGAACAATGGATTTTATGTTAGTAATATTCCAGCAATTAATACTATTGCCTGTAGTACAACCCTATCTTCATTAGGACACGTTGCATGGGTGACCGGAATTAGCGGCAATCAGGTTACTGTAACTGAAATGTACTGTGATGGATTTTATGGAGTAAGAACTCACACATATCCAATTAGTACATTTGATGCTGGTTTTGTTTACCAAGAAGAACCGAATCTTGTTTCATGCAATTGGACAATTACAACAAATGGGGGCCCAAGTATGCTCCTTTCTGAAGGATGGCATATGTGGAGAAGCAATGATGTCGATTATATAATTACGCTTAGTATTAGCGGTTTTCAAGGAAACTATGCTGTTGTCTTCGAAGATGGAGGTGATGG includes these proteins:
- a CDS encoding sigma-70 family RNA polymerase sigma factor, yielding MLPTKRAQAYTPESIAHYQALATEEAALPATMEAFLALLGPEGKGRHDERRAALAAVIQRLQAGHPTSASIQLWLLVSYNPPLHSLVGRYGSHGRDSQADLESAVVLAFLEVLQTLSTERLADPYLEKRIMDDARRRLMVLLGIRDYQQADRVETVADESVQDDRAADEREDGYESLLVQINDLPITDGDRDLLVGIYVYGYNMAELAEQWHIPHDTIKKRYQRLLGRLKKNM